The proteins below are encoded in one region of Halalkalicoccus jeotgali B3:
- a CDS encoding amino acid permease — translation MVEKTRTLDFKIAFALGLGTMIAAGIFSLSGRAVYEIGSSAVIAFVIAALIASITAASYSEFASIYSENGGGYLFSSRTFDNEYLLFGIGASLFMGYCATTAFYLGTMDHWVEQFVFGPALELVGLGEIHLPGGVWGILTALLLGGLNAQGTEESGTFQLMVTGAKVAVLFAFIGGAVAYAGPAQATATFATGFEFGDPAGIVSIAALAFITFFGFSAIAASAGEIIEPRKTVPKAIAASIVTVTVLYTFVIVAMVNAPVDDSVLRAGETAMGTVAASFMGPAGQALIVAGAIFSMVSASNASILAASSIGDLMGRQGQGPRSFSRIHQEYNTPFWSIVAVTGMIVALIAVFVGLFPAEGGLSGAVPFALGLEGLTGFANMNLLAPLAVVNVALIVNRRRFPDIERPFSVPASPWLPIVGVLANLALITNLPPVGIAVAVLVEAVLVCVYLLWGGAPDRDELINETVAARQVTANGGPKVESASVPAADRDEPSTEGEPLVTDAESVSEERYEVLVPIERPDRAIHYARLAADIGRLYGDDPVVRLLNVTEVPDQTGSDTVVDIAVERADRIEARLETVRDDLDATVLLEGHISRDVAFDIVATAREESVDRIVMGYPEDRPDITESVEYRAPCDVVFASRVDGPLDLSTITIGVGGGPHHDHLLDVASLLARRGTTVHVVNVEPTGTSGTPEDLDRTLERFDDRDSVEVHAMQADDVADALIEVATDVGGPLVVGASRNRVFRRFVFGSNADKVVRRTANRDVPVLVYASETGLRGRVQSALFTPYRFLLKLRRGSGPGRAETESPS, via the coding sequence ATGGTAGAGAAAACACGCACGCTCGATTTCAAGATCGCGTTCGCGCTGGGGCTGGGGACTATGATCGCCGCCGGTATCTTCTCGCTGTCCGGGCGGGCGGTCTACGAGATCGGGTCCAGTGCCGTGATCGCGTTCGTCATCGCGGCACTCATCGCCAGTATCACCGCCGCGAGCTACTCCGAGTTCGCCTCGATCTACTCCGAGAACGGCGGCGGGTACCTCTTTTCCTCGCGGACCTTCGACAACGAGTACCTCCTGTTCGGGATCGGGGCCTCCCTGTTCATGGGCTACTGTGCGACGACGGCCTTCTATCTGGGAACGATGGACCACTGGGTCGAGCAGTTCGTCTTCGGGCCGGCACTCGAACTGGTCGGACTCGGCGAGATCCACCTCCCGGGCGGGGTCTGGGGGATCCTGACTGCGCTCTTGCTCGGCGGACTAAACGCGCAGGGAACTGAAGAAAGCGGGACCTTCCAGTTGATGGTTACGGGTGCGAAGGTCGCCGTCCTCTTTGCCTTCATTGGCGGCGCGGTCGCCTACGCCGGCCCCGCACAGGCGACGGCGACGTTCGCGACCGGCTTCGAGTTCGGCGACCCCGCCGGCATCGTCTCGATCGCCGCGCTGGCGTTTATCACCTTCTTCGGGTTCTCGGCGATCGCCGCCAGCGCCGGCGAGATCATCGAACCCCGCAAGACGGTTCCGAAGGCCATCGCCGCCTCCATCGTCACCGTCACGGTTCTCTATACGTTCGTCATCGTCGCGATGGTCAACGCGCCCGTCGATGACTCCGTGTTGCGCGCCGGCGAGACCGCGATGGGGACCGTCGCCGCCTCCTTCATGGGTCCGGCGGGTCAGGCGCTCATCGTCGCGGGCGCGATCTTCTCGATGGTGTCGGCCTCGAACGCCTCGATCCTCGCCGCATCGAGCATCGGGGATCTGATGGGGCGGCAGGGACAAGGGCCCCGATCGTTCTCGCGGATTCATCAGGAATACAACACGCCCTTCTGGAGCATCGTCGCCGTCACCGGGATGATCGTGGCGCTGATCGCGGTGTTCGTCGGGCTGTTCCCCGCCGAGGGCGGGCTCTCGGGTGCGGTCCCGTTCGCGCTCGGCCTCGAGGGGCTGACCGGCTTTGCGAACATGAACCTACTCGCGCCGCTGGCGGTCGTCAACGTCGCGCTGATCGTCAACCGGCGCCGCTTCCCTGACATCGAGCGTCCTTTCTCGGTGCCCGCTTCGCCGTGGCTTCCGATCGTGGGCGTCCTCGCGAACCTCGCGCTGATCACGAACCTCCCGCCGGTCGGCATCGCCGTCGCCGTCCTCGTCGAGGCGGTGCTGGTCTGTGTGTACCTTCTCTGGGGCGGGGCGCCCGACCGGGACGAACTGATTAACGAAACCGTCGCCGCTCGGCAGGTCACCGCAAACGGCGGTCCGAAGGTCGAGTCGGCAAGCGTACCGGCGGCCGATCGGGACGAGCCCTCGACCGAAGGCGAGCCCCTCGTCACTGACGCCGAGTCGGTTTCCGAGGAGCGCTACGAGGTCCTCGTCCCGATCGAACGCCCCGACCGCGCGATCCACTACGCGCGTCTGGCGGCCGATATCGGCCGGCTCTACGGCGATGATCCGGTCGTTCGCCTGCTCAACGTCACCGAGGTCCCCGATCAGACCGGCAGTGACACCGTCGTCGACATCGCCGTCGAGCGTGCAGACCGCATCGAGGCCCGACTCGAAACCGTTCGCGACGACCTCGATGCGACGGTCCTCCTCGAAGGCCACATCAGTCGCGACGTCGCGTTCGACATCGTCGCGACCGCCCGCGAGGAATCGGTCGACCGGATCGTCATGGGCTACCCGGAGGACCGACCCGACATCACCGAATCGGTCGAGTACAGGGCCCCCTGTGACGTGGTCTTTGCGAGTCGCGTCGACGGCCCCCTCGATCTCTCGACGATCACTATCGGCGTCGGCGGCGGCCCGCACCACGACCACCTCCTCGACGTCGCGAGCCTGCTCGCTCGCCGGGGGACGACCGTCCACGTCGTCAACGTCGAACCGACCGGAACCAGCGGCACGCCCGAGGACCTCGATCGGACCCTCGAGCGGTTCGACGACCGCGACAGTGTCGAGGTCCACGCGATGCAGGCCGACGACGTCGCCGACGCGCTGATCGAGGTGGCGACCGACGTCGGCGGCCCCCTCGTGGTCGGGGCCTCGCGCAATCGGGTGTTCCGACGGTTCGTCTTCGGGAGCAACGCCGACAAGGTCGTCCGGCGGACGGCCAACCGCGACGTTCCTGTGTTGGTCTACGCCAGCGAAACCGGCCTGCGGGGCCGAGTGCAGTCGGCACTGTTTACCCCGTATCGCTTCCTGTTGAAGCTCCGCCGCGGGTCGGGTCCCGGGCGAGCGGAGACCGAATCGCCATCCTAA
- a CDS encoding cupredoxin domain-containing protein gives MQRRAFLAAIGGGSLAALAGCTAVASLTESHDVGMSAHEFLPDTYTVEVGDTVIWENTGSRAHTITAYDGGQPDGAAFFSTGAFEGENAARKAWYDDREGSIYTGDRFEHTFEVSGEHNYYCIPHERGGMVGRIVVEK, from the coding sequence ATGCAACGGCGCGCGTTTCTCGCTGCCATCGGCGGTGGCTCACTCGCCGCCCTCGCAGGCTGTACCGCCGTCGCGAGCCTGACCGAGAGCCACGACGTCGGCATGAGCGCCCACGAGTTCCTGCCCGACACCTACACCGTCGAGGTCGGCGACACCGTGATTTGGGAGAACACCGGCTCGCGGGCCCACACCATCACCGCCTACGACGGGGGCCAGCCCGATGGTGCGGCGTTCTTTTCAACGGGAGCCTTCGAGGGCGAGAACGCGGCCCGGAAGGCGTGGTACGACGACCGCGAGGGGTCGATCTACACCGGCGACCGGTTCGAACACACCTTCGAGGTGTCCGGCGAGCACAACTACTACTGCATCCCCCACGAACGCGGCGGGATGGTCGGGCGGATCGTCGTCGAAAAGTAG
- the trkA gene encoding Trk system potassium transporter TrkA, whose protein sequence is MILIVGAGNVGSNIAADLAPNHDVTVVDSDPERVDALTARLDVTGVVGDGRSAAVLGEASIDRAEIVVASTDRDATNVMVCNAAKRWGDADTIARVKDGDLYRSWQSLDGGLGVDAMRCLDDLAADALVRTCALPGAKAVDTFAEGVVEVAEFDIEEGASIAGQTVAAADRYASVTFAALLRDGGIVIPDGETVIRAGDSLVVIGSLSGIGRFAASLDQRGALDSTANVVVVGSDGLGSRIARRFESRGWEPRLVEPALEASTVPAGGEGDDAEPTIEGIDPGLFEAADLVVGAADDETNYLLGQLARELGVGATAVVVEDPTLVDLVEESGLDVVVHPEDLLIGDVLRVIYGSGPETVGTLDHDDAEILEVVVDTESVLAGRTLGESAETLPGGVVVGAIIRDGQLELPRGNRVIETGDRVIAFVDAEVAPEVSEAI, encoded by the coding sequence ATGATACTGATCGTCGGAGCGGGAAACGTCGGCTCGAACATCGCCGCGGACCTGGCACCGAACCACGACGTAACGGTCGTCGACTCGGATCCCGAGCGGGTCGACGCCCTGACCGCCCGCCTTGACGTGACGGGCGTCGTCGGCGACGGTCGTTCGGCGGCGGTACTCGGGGAGGCCTCGATAGACCGCGCCGAGATCGTCGTGGCAAGCACCGACAGGGACGCGACGAACGTCATGGTCTGTAACGCCGCCAAACGCTGGGGCGATGCCGACACGATCGCCCGGGTCAAAGACGGCGACCTGTACCGGAGTTGGCAGTCGCTCGATGGGGGACTCGGGGTTGATGCGATGCGCTGTCTCGACGACCTCGCCGCCGACGCGCTCGTCCGGACGTGCGCGCTGCCGGGGGCCAAGGCCGTCGATACGTTCGCGGAGGGCGTCGTCGAGGTCGCGGAGTTCGACATCGAGGAGGGGGCGTCGATCGCCGGCCAGACGGTCGCGGCGGCCGACCGCTACGCCTCGGTCACGTTCGCGGCCCTCCTCAGGGACGGAGGGATCGTCATCCCGGACGGCGAGACGGTCATCCGGGCGGGCGACTCGCTGGTCGTCATCGGCAGCCTCTCGGGTATCGGCCGGTTCGCAGCGAGCCTCGACCAGCGGGGTGCGCTGGATTCGACGGCTAACGTCGTGGTCGTCGGCTCGGATGGCCTCGGCTCGCGGATCGCCCGCCGCTTCGAGAGTCGGGGTTGGGAGCCGCGTCTCGTCGAACCCGCTCTCGAGGCCTCGACCGTCCCTGCCGGGGGCGAGGGCGACGACGCGGAGCCGACGATCGAGGGGATCGATCCGGGGCTGTTCGAGGCGGCCGACCTGGTCGTCGGCGCGGCCGACGACGAGACCAACTACCTGTTGGGACAACTCGCCCGCGAGCTGGGTGTCGGGGCGACCGCCGTCGTCGTCGAGGACCCCACACTCGTCGATCTCGTCGAGGAGAGCGGTCTGGACGTGGTCGTCCACCCCGAGGACCTCCTCATCGGCGACGTGCTGCGGGTGATCTACGGGTCCGGTCCGGAGACCGTCGGCACGCTCGACCACGACGACGCCGAGATCCTCGAGGTCGTCGTCGATACCGAGAGCGTCCTCGCGGGGCGCACGCTCGGCGAGTCCGCCGAGACGCTGCCCGGGGGCGTCGTCGTCGGGGCGATCATCCGCGACGGCCAGCTCGAACTCCCCCGTGGGAACCGCGTCATCGAGACCGGCGACCGGGTCATCGCGTTCGTCGACGCCGAGGTGGCCCCCGAGGTCAGCGAGGCGATCTGA
- a CDS encoding 30S ribosomal protein S3ae — protein sequence MSERSVSRQQQQKRWYTVLAPEQFDRAELGQSPANEPDQLLGRNLETTLGELTNNASENNIKLTFKINDVGSDSAYTEFTKHELTRDYLRSLVRRGASKIDAYVTVLTTDDYRVQVQPVAFTTKKADHSQEHAIRNRMIEMVREAGAERTFEGLVDSVIEGRLSSAIYGEAKTIYPLRRVEIQKLTLEARPEEVAEEEETAVDVDESDVEA from the coding sequence ATGAGTGAACGATCAGTTTCCCGACAGCAGCAACAGAAACGGTGGTACACCGTGCTCGCGCCCGAACAGTTCGACCGGGCCGAACTCGGCCAATCACCCGCGAACGAACCCGATCAGCTCCTCGGCCGTAACCTCGAGACGACGCTCGGCGAGCTGACGAACAACGCAAGCGAGAACAACATCAAGCTCACGTTCAAGATCAACGACGTGGGGAGCGACTCGGCGTACACCGAGTTTACGAAACACGAACTGACGCGCGATTACCTGCGCAGCCTCGTACGACGGGGCGCCTCGAAGATCGACGCCTACGTCACGGTCCTGACGACCGACGACTACCGCGTGCAGGTCCAGCCCGTCGCCTTCACGACCAAGAAGGCAGACCACAGCCAGGAACACGCCATCCGGAACCGAATGATCGAGATGGTCCGCGAAGCAGGCGCCGAGCGCACCTTCGAGGGGCTCGTCGACAGCGTCATCGAGGGCCGACTCTCGAGTGCGATCTACGGCGAGGCCAAGACGATCTACCCCCTCCGAAGAGTGGAGATCCAGAAGCTCACCCTCGAAGCGCGACCGGAAGAGGTCGCAGAGGAAGAGGAGACGGCCGTCGACGTCGACGAATCGGACGTCGAGGCGTAA
- a CDS encoding Lrp/AsnC family transcriptional regulator, producing MRTRLDDIDKRILYYLRVDARNTTAPMIAEEVDVSAATIRNRIGQLEERGVIQGYHADIDYETAEGKLMNIFLCNAPTSLDDVVARVLQVPGVVHVRSTMTGRENLHVQAIGDDTGELTRIKRELAELGLDIEDEGLVNGEYYRPYDQYGPAETHDRSPLTDVMSLSGGAEVIEIPVMEDAPLAERTVEEAVGEGILSEDVLVIAVEREDDVITPRGGTALRVGDVVTVLSREGVQDDLLEAFTGLSSTR from the coding sequence ATGCGGACCCGACTCGACGATATCGACAAGCGCATCCTCTATTACCTCCGGGTCGACGCCCGGAACACGACCGCCCCGATGATCGCCGAGGAGGTCGACGTCTCGGCGGCGACGATTCGCAACCGGATCGGGCAACTCGAGGAACGGGGCGTCATTCAGGGGTATCACGCCGACATCGACTACGAGACCGCCGAGGGCAAGCTGATGAACATCTTCCTCTGTAACGCCCCCACGAGCCTCGATGATGTCGTTGCTCGTGTGTTGCAGGTCCCCGGCGTGGTCCACGTCCGCTCGACGATGACCGGCCGCGAGAACCTCCACGTCCAGGCGATCGGCGACGACACGGGCGAGCTGACGCGGATCAAACGCGAACTCGCGGAGCTGGGTCTGGACATTGAGGACGAGGGACTGGTCAACGGCGAATACTACCGGCCCTACGACCAGTACGGGCCAGCCGAAACCCACGACCGGAGCCCGCTGACCGACGTGATGAGCCTCTCGGGGGGCGCGGAGGTGATCGAGATCCCCGTCATGGAGGACGCACCCCTCGCCGAGCGCACCGTCGAGGAGGCCGTCGGCGAGGGGATCCTCAGCGAGGACGTGCTGGTGATCGCCGTCGAGCGCGAGGACGACGTCATCACGCCCCGTGGGGGGACCGCCCTCCGAGTCGGCGACGTCGTGACGGTCCTCTCCCGCGAGGGCGTTCAGGACGACCTCCTCGAGGCGTTCACGGGACTCTCGAGTACGCGCTGA
- a CDS encoding protein sorting system archaetidylserine synthase (This PssA-like phosphatidyltransferase, along with a PssD-like decarboxylase, is required in Haloarchaea for the archaeosortase ArtA to replace the PGF-CTERM sorting signal with a C-terminal lipid anchor.): MDLAPRFVGRLGVADAVTVGNAALGFLAAALATTDVAAAARLVLLAAVLDGLDGVLARRYGGTPAGPYLDSLADVASFGVAPAMLAVTLAVDGVTEASAVIVFGIPALFVAMAVVRLGLYTAYDAAHTTTLGAPSTLAATALGAAVLAGIEAPAAVLAITVAFCYLMVSSIEYPDLLARDAVLMGVVHVLAVLIPGFQGGMFPVALVTLSLAYLLLGPWLYWGEAERAGEGKRS; encoded by the coding sequence ATGGATCTCGCGCCCCGCTTTGTCGGCCGACTCGGGGTCGCGGACGCGGTGACGGTTGGCAACGCCGCGCTTGGCTTTCTGGCGGCGGCGCTCGCGACGACCGACGTCGCGGCCGCGGCGCGGTTGGTCCTGCTGGCGGCGGTGCTCGACGGTCTCGACGGCGTGCTCGCCCGGCGCTACGGTGGTACGCCCGCCGGTCCGTACCTCGATTCGCTTGCCGACGTCGCCTCCTTCGGGGTCGCGCCGGCCATGCTGGCGGTCACGCTCGCCGTGGATGGGGTGACCGAAGCCTCCGCGGTGATCGTCTTCGGGATCCCGGCGTTGTTCGTCGCGATGGCCGTCGTCAGACTGGGGCTGTATACCGCTTACGACGCGGCCCACACGACGACGCTGGGCGCGCCGAGCACGCTCGCGGCGACGGCCCTCGGGGCGGCGGTTCTGGCTGGGATCGAGGCGCCGGCAGCGGTGCTCGCGATTACCGTGGCGTTCTGTTATCTGATGGTCTCCTCGATCGAGTACCCCGACCTGCTCGCACGAGACGCCGTACTGATGGGCGTCGTCCACGTGCTGGCCGTTCTGATCCCCGGCTTTCAGGGCGGGATGTTCCCCGTCGCGCTGGTGACGCTGTCGCTCGCCTACCTCCTGTTGGGACCGTGGCTCTACTGGGGCGAGGCCGAGCGCGCTGGGGAAGGGAAACGCTCATAG
- a CDS encoding KEOPS complex subunit Pcc1, which translates to MKRIEIRTTHDDPALVARSITPDNTPEMETHIEDGRVVTTITRDSTGGLRTTTDDYVVNLAVADEVAQLSDKITATNHE; encoded by the coding sequence ATGAAACGCATCGAGATCCGGACGACCCACGACGACCCTGCCCTCGTCGCGCGCTCGATCACGCCGGACAACACCCCGGAGATGGAGACGCACATCGAGGACGGACGGGTGGTCACGACGATCACGCGCGATTCGACCGGCGGCCTGCGGACCACGACCGACGACTACGTCGTGAACCTCGCGGTCGCCGACGAGGTAGCACAGCTTTCAGACAAAATCACAGCAACCAATCATGAGTGA
- a CDS encoding 30S ribosomal protein S15 translates to MARMHTRRRGSSGSDRPAADEPPEWSDVDASEIESRVVELAEQGHDPSQIGMKLRDEGVKGTPIPNVKLATDKKVGEILEENDASPEVPEDLRNLMERAIRLREHMQDNQQDAQNKRALQNTEAKVRRLVNYYRGDELPMDFRYTYRNAQELLE, encoded by the coding sequence ATGGCACGAATGCATACACGCCGTCGCGGCTCGTCCGGTTCGGACCGGCCGGCGGCAGACGAACCACCGGAATGGAGCGACGTCGACGCAAGCGAGATCGAATCGCGCGTCGTCGAACTCGCAGAACAGGGCCACGACCCCAGCCAGATCGGCATGAAACTGCGCGACGAGGGCGTCAAAGGGACCCCGATCCCGAACGTCAAACTCGCCACCGACAAGAAGGTCGGCGAGATCTTAGAGGAGAACGACGCCTCGCCCGAGGTCCCCGAGGACCTCCGGAACCTGATGGAGCGGGCGATCCGCCTGCGCGAGCACATGCAGGACAACCAGCAGGACGCCCAGAACAAGCGCGCACTCCAGAACACGGAGGCGAAAGTCCGCCGGCTCGTCAACTACTACCGCGGCGACGAGCTGCCCATGGACTTCCGCTACACCTACCGAAACGCCCAGGAACTCCTCGAATAA